One genomic segment of Bacteroidota bacterium includes these proteins:
- a CDS encoding sigma-54-dependent Fis family transcriptional regulator: protein MAHTILIIDDDPTFCLMLKSFLTKKGMVVTTSFSGEDAITKITNNRFDIILSDYRLPDTDGMEILQKIRKQYSHLPVIIMTSYADIRIAVKAIKNGAFEYVTKPVNPDEIWLTITNALHKNNSDSNVENSVEKTVESKTITSTFLEGVSVQAQKLLEFIDIVAPTNISVIIQGDSGTGKEFIAKRIHEKSNRSNKSFVSIDCGALSKELAASELFGHIKGSFTGAIADKTGQFVAADKGTLFLDEIGNLSYEVQVQLLRAIQERKIRKIGSNNDVDVDVRLLVATNEDLVEAVKKGDFREDLYHRLNEFKIFVPPLRERHDDITYFAEHFLKISNQELGKKVTGFSEDVMEIFKHYSWPGNFRELRNIIRRATLLAQGNIISINVLPSELMFENLTHTSSKSMAGSTDLKAIAERTEKEMILKTLESVNYNKSKAALLLNIDRKTLYNKIKQYNIRLGSE, encoded by the coding sequence ATGGCGCACACTATATTAATCATTGATGATGATCCGACTTTTTGCTTAATGCTGAAAAGTTTTCTTACTAAAAAAGGAATGGTAGTTACCACTTCTTTTTCTGGTGAAGATGCAATAACAAAAATCACTAATAACAGATTTGACATTATACTTTCTGATTACAGATTACCTGATACCGATGGAATGGAAATTTTACAAAAAATCAGAAAGCAATATTCTCATTTGCCTGTAATTATTATGACGTCCTATGCAGACATACGAATAGCGGTAAAAGCAATTAAAAACGGGGCATTTGAATACGTAACGAAACCGGTTAATCCAGATGAGATATGGCTTACAATAACAAATGCATTACACAAAAATAATTCTGATTCCAACGTTGAAAATTCGGTTGAGAAAACTGTAGAATCAAAAACAATAACTTCTACATTTTTGGAAGGTGTAAGTGTTCAAGCTCAAAAATTATTGGAATTTATTGATATAGTTGCTCCCACAAATATTTCAGTAATTATTCAAGGTGATAGTGGCACCGGAAAAGAATTTATTGCAAAGCGTATTCATGAAAAAAGTAATCGCAGCAATAAATCATTTGTTTCAATAGATTGCGGTGCATTGTCAAAAGAATTAGCAGCCAGTGAATTATTTGGTCATATCAAGGGATCTTTTACTGGAGCTATAGCAGATAAAACCGGGCAATTTGTTGCTGCAGATAAAGGCACATTATTTTTGGATGAAATCGGTAATCTTTCTTATGAAGTGCAAGTGCAATTGTTACGTGCTATTCAAGAAAGAAAAATTCGAAAAATTGGTAGTAATAATGATGTGGATGTGGATGTGCGATTGTTAGTTGCTACGAATGAAGATTTAGTGGAAGCAGTGAAGAAAGGGGATTTCAGAGAAGACTTGTATCATCGTTTAAATGAATTCAAAATATTCGTGCCACCATTGCGGGAACGACATGATGATATCACCTATTTTGCAGAACATTTTTTAAAAATTTCCAATCAGGAATTAGGAAAAAAAGTTACCGGATTTAGTGAGGATGTTATGGAAATATTTAAGCATTATAGTTGGCCGGGAAACTTTCGTGAATTGCGAAATATAATTCGAAGGGCTACTTTATTAGCACAGGGAAATATTATATCTATTAATGTGTTACCATCAGAATTAATGTTTGAAAACTTAACACATACTTCTTCAAAAAGTATGGCAGGAAGTACAGACTTAAAAGCAATTGCAGAGCGCACAGAAAAAGAGATGATTCTTAAAACGTTAGAGAGTGTAAATTATAATAAAAGTAAAGCTGCACTTTTGCTGAATATTGATCGTAAAACTTTATATAATAAAATAAAGCAATACAATATTCGGTTAGGCTCTGAATAG
- a CDS encoding T9SS type A sorting domain-containing protein yields MFGIWIQSFNIYFYPAWEGSGGGWKTAKHELDILAGEPQVQLRMHFKSFYTEYDGIAFDNFFVGDAYPDDIGISAIVAPASSSSFSSSETVTVSIKNFGTNSQTGFTMKYVADGGTTYSGTYAGTLAADATDNFSFVSTADLSEFGSHEICAWTELAGDDDMSNYSTCFDIYHVPCTPMPPTDIYADEITATSANIHWTMATGTEISKFTLWELSTSNIRKVIVKDKSNYILTGVLSPSTDYAVRIKSGCFDGEDYSPSGFSEWYYFTTMPLCEGEFEHSVSIYPNPNDGNFSIQLNGFESDKAQVQILNVVGQVFYNAIIIIDANAFIHDVALNLSGGSYIVKVINGSETVTNTIIIE; encoded by the coding sequence ATGTTTGGAATTTGGATACAATCCTTTAACATTTATTTTTACCCGGCATGGGAAGGTTCAGGTGGTGGTTGGAAAACAGCCAAACATGAATTGGATATTCTTGCAGGTGAACCACAAGTACAATTAAGAATGCATTTTAAATCTTTTTATACCGAATATGATGGTATTGCATTTGATAATTTCTTTGTAGGTGATGCATATCCTGATGATATTGGAATATCGGCTATAGTAGCGCCTGCTTCTTCATCTTCTTTTTCTTCTTCCGAAACAGTTACTGTTTCTATAAAGAATTTTGGCACAAATTCTCAAACAGGATTTACTATGAAATATGTTGCTGATGGTGGCACCACTTATTCCGGTACTTATGCAGGTACGCTTGCCGCCGATGCTACAGATAATTTCAGTTTTGTATCTACTGCAGATCTGAGTGAATTCGGATCACACGAAATTTGTGCATGGACTGAACTTGCAGGTGATGATGATATGTCCAATTACTCAACTTGTTTTGACATATATCATGTGCCTTGTACACCTATGCCTCCAACGGATATTTATGCAGATGAAATCACCGCAACCTCAGCCAACATTCATTGGACTATGGCAACTGGAACAGAGATTTCAAAATTCACATTATGGGAATTGTCAACTAGCAACATCCGCAAGGTTATTGTTAAGGATAAATCCAACTATATATTAACAGGCGTTTTATCACCTTCCACCGATTATGCAGTGCGAATAAAATCTGGATGTTTTGATGGTGAGGACTATTCCCCATCAGGATTTTCTGAATGGTATTATTTTACAACAATGCCATTATGCGAAGGTGAATTTGAACATTCAGTTTCTATTTATCCAAATCCCAATGATGGAAATTTCAGCATTCAATTAAATGGATTTGAAAGTGATAAAGCACAAGTACAAATATTAAATGTAGTTGGTCAAGTTTTTTATAATGCAATTATAATCATTGATGCAAATGCATTTATTCATGATGTAGCATTAAATCTTTCTGGCGGTAGTTATATAGTGAAAGTGATTAATGGTTCTGAGACTGTAACTAATACAATTATTATTGAATAA
- a CDS encoding PKD domain-containing protein produces MDTIQAWPSGYPEGWVGSGGDWKTAYHDISFLAGEPQVQFRVFFGSDGSVNYYNGVAFDNFKIADPFPDDIGVVALVDPPLASASYSSAETVTVAVKNFGTNSQTGFTVKYVADGGTTYSGTYAGSLAAGATGNFTFASTTDLSEFGSHEICAWTELAGDADLSNDSTCFDMYHMAPVTGGASYLVYSNSTGSEPFYGTEYSDAMDDVFGADWTLDYYEAMDPFEVFNPATCFIYMQGGADHSSEMQAFLDDNQSLVEAWVEAGGNLIMNASSYEITYGDTLQLGFDNTGIYFYWYTNEADAVDDTHPIFTGPFTPAGADYTGYYISYGSLTGGDYTPLLVDQYSADRYLMGEQDWGAGHVLFAALYYPDYWTTYTEGENMHRNMLEYMKVCETGADLRVTDILSPDGGCGMTATETVTVEIENLSGTPVTGLPVKFSVDGGAEVSETVAATIDAFSTYEYTFTATADLSVAGDHTIEAWTDYGADLDPTNDLHSVTVTSLATPSVDLGPNGTQCDEVTLDAGNAGSVYSWSTGATTQEIVVTSSGTYSVTVTNPTSGCAATDDVTLTINYTPSASFTYTATGLSVTYTNTSTGGATYSWNFGDGGTSAETNPNHVYGTAGTYTVTVTVTNGCGSDFYSAVLSVTDGIEELALANATQIYPNPTSGKAIVDFNLDGFYKVSMQLVNSLGQTVWESNPGSIMNSKMEIDLSGLADGMYNMQITADEYTFSKPLVITKD; encoded by the coding sequence TTGGATACGATCCAAGCTTGGCCATCCGGTTATCCTGAAGGATGGGTTGGTTCCGGTGGTGATTGGAAAACTGCTTATCACGATATCAGTTTCTTAGCCGGTGAGCCACAAGTACAGTTCAGAGTATTTTTTGGATCTGATGGTTCTGTAAACTACTATAACGGAGTGGCATTCGACAACTTTAAAATTGCCGATCCATTCCCTGATGATATCGGTGTAGTTGCTTTAGTAGACCCTCCTTTGGCTTCTGCTTCTTATTCTTCTGCTGAAACAGTTACTGTTGCTGTGAAGAACTTCGGTACAAATTCTCAAACAGGATTTACTGTGAAATATGTTGCTGATGGTGGTACTACTTATTCCGGTACTTATGCAGGTTCACTTGCTGCAGGTGCTACTGGTAATTTCACTTTTGCTTCTACTACTGACTTGAGTGAATTTGGCTCACATGAAATATGTGCATGGACTGAACTTGCAGGTGATGCAGATTTGTCCAATGACTCAACTTGTTTCGACATGTATCACATGGCTCCTGTAACCGGTGGAGCATCTTATCTTGTTTACTCCAACTCTACAGGTTCTGAACCTTTCTATGGTACTGAATACTCCGATGCTATGGATGATGTGTTTGGTGCTGACTGGACTCTGGATTACTACGAAGCTATGGATCCGTTTGAAGTATTCAATCCTGCTACCTGCTTTATTTATATGCAAGGTGGTGCTGATCATTCAAGCGAAATGCAAGCCTTCTTAGATGATAATCAATCTCTTGTTGAAGCTTGGGTAGAAGCCGGTGGTAACCTGATTATGAATGCAAGTTCGTATGAGATTACTTATGGCGATACTCTACAATTAGGTTTTGACAATACCGGTATCTATTTCTACTGGTACACTAATGAAGCTGATGCTGTGGACGATACACACCCAATATTTACTGGTCCATTTACTCCTGCCGGTGCTGATTATACCGGATACTATATTAGTTACGGAAGTTTAACAGGTGGTGATTATACTCCTTTACTTGTTGATCAATATTCTGCTGATCGTTATTTAATGGGAGAACAAGACTGGGGTGCCGGTCATGTGTTATTTGCTGCATTGTATTATCCTGATTACTGGACTACTTATACAGAAGGGGAAAACATGCACAGAAACATGTTAGAATATATGAAAGTATGTGAAACCGGTGCTGACTTAAGAGTTACCGATATTCTTTCTCCTGATGGTGGTTGTGGTATGACTGCTACAGAAACCGTTACTGTTGAAATTGAAAACTTAAGTGGAACTCCGGTAACAGGGTTACCGGTGAAATTTAGTGTGGATGGTGGTGCTGAAGTTTCTGAAACTGTGGCTGCTACTATTGATGCTTTCTCTACTTATGAATATACCTTCACTGCAACAGCTGACCTTTCAGTTGCAGGCGACCATACTATCGAAGCATGGACTGATTATGGTGCTGATTTGGATCCTACCAATGACTTGCATTCTGTTACTGTTACTTCTCTTGCTACTCCATCTGTTGACTTAGGTCCTAATGGAACACAGTGTGATGAGGTAACTTTAGATGCAGGTAATGCAGGTTCTGTTTATAGCTGGAGCACAGGAGCTACAACTCAGGAAATTGTGGTGACTTCCAGTGGTACTTATTCTGTTACAGTTACCAACCCCACAAGTGGTTGTGCTGCAACTGATGATGTTACCTTAACTATCAACTACACGCCTTCTGCTAGTTTTACTTACACAGCTACAGGACTTTCTGTAACGTATACAAACACATCTACCGGCGGAGCTACTTATAGCTGGAACTTCGGTGATGGCGGTACTTCTGCAGAAACAAATCCTAATCACGTGTATGGAACAGCCGGCACTTATACCGTTACCGTTACTGTAACCAATGGTTGCGGTTCTGATTTCTATAGTGCGGTGCTTTCTGTTACTGATGGTATTGAAGAACTGGCCTTGGCAAATGCTACTCAGATTTACCCGAATCCAACTTCAGGTAAAGCTATTGTGGACTTTAACTTAGATGGATTTTATAAGGTATCCATGCAGTTAGTAAATAGTCTTGGTCAAACTGTTTGGGAATCTAACCCCGGCAGTATTATGAATTCTAAAATGGAAATTGATCTTTCCGGATTAGCTGATGGTATGTATAATATGCAGATTACTGCTGATGAATACACTTTCTCTAAACCTTTGGTAATTACTAAAGATTAA
- a CDS encoding T9SS type A sorting domain-containing protein, protein MKKIILHLFIGIGLIYIPTNKIIAQYCVPDYTYGSSYDYIAGVELESISNFTAGADEYNDYTALSTLLIPGVSYTLTLTNNPFDMNYYAAWIDWNQNGTFISTEKLGSDIIIYAGGTGTITFTVPLTALPGSTRMRIRSVYYPPGSISACGTYSYGETEDYTIFIPAETDYDAGATAINNLVTACGWGEEPISVNVTNIGLLDISEFNVGYQIIDPITGAGTPVIEAYTGDPIASYETTEFTFSTLADLTNNGDYIVYAWTELDLDTISADDTSEVSFTNIPVITVYPYIEDFEDGSGGWISYGASSSWELGSPTGSPITGAPPGTPDSENSWDTNLDGNYNTYETSYVESPCLDFSELILPYIEFDIWWETYEFNDGAQLEYSTNAGASWTLLGGLGTGDNWYTSYGYSLGYDPVTYVYENGWVGSGGGWKKAHHDISFLAGESSVKFRFKFASSYYGYYDGIAFDNINIQDPYPQDIGVSALISPVSAVELTSSEIVCVDVTNFGTDTQTSFDVHYSLDGGTVVTEVYTGELLAGETETFCFVTTIDVSADGLYNFCAWTSLPTDEWTANDTLCTDIKNLSPITGTSAYYIHLSTEDPFSSSDNTDKMDDVFGEAGWTEEFFDTMDPDSIFNEGTCFVYLEGGAYTSNEFKLFLTNNQSDIENWVASGGNLILNAAPYEGSNIDLGFDGTTLNYPSYVYSAEQSTPFAIFEGPHLPVGSVFYGWWYNFAHAKITGTGLTKLIEDYYTPSTAVLSFKEWGSGMVLFGGMTPAEYSTPEDEVANLRRNMFELMKYCSPVDIGVISLISPPDGCGLDSTEIITIEVENFGPTAVSSFPVKYKLDAGPEVNEIATVIAETGSSVLFTFTATGNFAAIGTHELLVWSDVYVDEDHSNDTLTINIETLESPIVDLGNDTTVCDFMALDAENPDMYYLWSSGETTQTIDVTEPGTYIAYVTHPVTGCIKSDTINVDLVYTPLSSFTYTSVGSTITFTNTSTPGAIYTWYFGDGTFTNEFSPTHTFADGSFTVALVAENNCGDDYYYIVISFAGGGVTTITDPDLNNLALLYPNPTSGNVTLDMNFDKLYNVSYEIYNSVGELVGAESLGKLMQQRQTLNTTNFPGGTYMIRVQADEKSFTKSLIIVK, encoded by the coding sequence ATGAAAAAAATTATACTTCACCTGTTTATTGGAATCGGATTAATCTATATACCCACCAATAAAATAATAGCTCAATATTGTGTTCCTGATTATACTTATGGTTCTTCGTATGATTATATTGCAGGGGTAGAATTGGAGTCTATTAGTAATTTCACTGCTGGAGCTGACGAATATAATGATTACACAGCATTATCCACTCTTCTAATACCTGGTGTTTCATATACTTTGACATTGACAAATAATCCATTTGATATGAATTATTATGCAGCATGGATTGATTGGAATCAGAATGGAACATTTATCTCGACAGAAAAATTAGGATCGGATATAATTATTTATGCCGGAGGAACCGGCACTATTACTTTCACAGTTCCACTCACGGCACTACCAGGCTCAACCAGAATGCGTATTCGGTCAGTGTATTATCCTCCGGGATCTATCAGTGCTTGCGGTACTTATTCTTATGGTGAGACAGAGGATTATACGATTTTCATTCCTGCAGAAACAGACTATGATGCAGGAGCTACTGCAATAAATAATTTAGTAACTGCTTGCGGATGGGGTGAAGAACCTATCAGCGTAAATGTTACAAATATTGGCCTCCTTGATATCTCGGAATTTAATGTTGGATATCAAATAATTGATCCAATAACCGGTGCTGGAACTCCGGTAATCGAAGCATATACCGGTGATCCAATTGCATCATATGAAACAACCGAATTTACCTTTTCCACTCTGGCTGATTTAACCAATAATGGCGATTACATTGTGTATGCCTGGACAGAATTGGATTTAGATACTATTTCTGCAGATGATACAAGTGAAGTTTCCTTTACTAATATTCCAGTAATTACTGTATATCCTTATATAGAAGATTTTGAAGATGGTTCAGGTGGATGGATTTCTTATGGAGCAAGTAGTTCCTGGGAACTTGGTTCACCAACTGGTTCTCCAATTACCGGTGCTCCTCCCGGAACACCAGATAGTGAAAATTCCTGGGATACAAATTTGGATGGCAATTACAATACATACGAAACCTCTTATGTAGAAAGCCCTTGTCTCGATTTTTCTGAATTAATTCTTCCATATATTGAATTTGATATTTGGTGGGAGACTTATGAATTTAATGATGGTGCTCAATTAGAATATTCTACTAATGCTGGTGCTTCATGGACTTTGTTAGGAGGTTTGGGTACTGGTGATAATTGGTACACATCCTATGGATATTCTTTAGGCTACGATCCGGTAACTTATGTGTATGAAAATGGCTGGGTAGGTTCCGGTGGTGGTTGGAAAAAAGCACATCATGATATTAGCTTCTTAGCTGGAGAATCCTCTGTGAAGTTCAGATTTAAATTCGCAAGTTCATATTACGGTTATTATGACGGAATTGCTTTTGACAATATAAATATTCAGGACCCTTATCCGCAAGATATAGGTGTTTCCGCTTTAATTTCTCCTGTTTCTGCTGTTGAACTCACTTCCAGCGAAATAGTGTGTGTTGACGTTACAAACTTTGGTACAGATACTCAGACAAGTTTTGATGTACATTATTCTTTGGATGGAGGAACTGTTGTTACCGAAGTTTATACAGGTGAATTATTAGCAGGTGAAACAGAAACTTTTTGTTTTGTTACCACTATTGATGTAAGTGCTGATGGCCTTTATAATTTCTGTGCCTGGACTTCCTTGCCTACTGATGAATGGACAGCTAATGATACTCTATGTACCGATATAAAAAATCTTTCTCCAATTACTGGTACATCTGCATATTATATTCACCTTTCTACAGAAGACCCTTTCTCTTCAAGTGACAACACTGATAAAATGGATGATGTGTTTGGAGAAGCCGGCTGGACGGAAGAATTTTTTGACACTATGGATCCGGATTCAATATTTAATGAAGGAACCTGTTTTGTTTATTTGGAAGGTGGCGCATATACATCAAATGAATTCAAATTATTTCTAACAAATAATCAATCTGATATAGAAAACTGGGTAGCCTCCGGTGGAAATTTAATTTTAAATGCGGCTCCTTATGAAGGTAGTAATATTGATTTAGGATTTGATGGTACTACATTAAACTATCCAAGTTATGTTTATTCGGCCGAGCAATCAACGCCATTTGCAATATTTGAAGGTCCGCACTTACCTGTTGGTTCTGTTTTTTATGGCTGGTGGTACAATTTTGCTCATGCAAAAATTACAGGAACAGGCTTAACAAAATTGATAGAAGATTATTACACTCCATCCACAGCAGTGCTTTCTTTTAAAGAATGGGGAAGCGGAATGGTTTTATTTGGTGGCATGACACCGGCAGAATATTCTACACCCGAAGATGAGGTTGCCAATTTAAGAAGAAACATGTTTGAATTAATGAAATATTGTTCTCCTGTTGATATCGGTGTTATAAGTTTAATATCTCCTCCGGATGGTTGTGGTTTGGATTCAACTGAAATTATTACAATTGAAGTGGAGAATTTTGGCCCTACTGCAGTTTCTAGCTTCCCGGTAAAATATAAATTAGATGCCGGTCCGGAAGTAAATGAAATTGCTACTGTGATTGCAGAAACTGGTTCCAGTGTTTTATTTACTTTCACTGCAACAGGAAATTTCGCAGCTATCGGAACACATGAATTACTAGTTTGGTCAGATGTTTATGTAGATGAAGATCATTCAAATGATACTTTAACTATTAACATTGAAACCTTGGAGTCTCCTATTGTTGACTTAGGGAATGATACTACAGTATGTGATTTTATGGCTTTAGATGCTGAAAATCCGGATATGTATTATTTATGGAGTTCTGGTGAAACTACACAAACAATTGATGTAACTGAACCTGGAACTTATATAGCTTATGTAACCCATCCGGTAACTGGTTGTATTAAATCCGATACCATTAATGTGGATTTAGTATATACACCTTTGTCAAGTTTCACATATACCTCAGTAGGTAGCACTATTACGTTTACCAATACAAGTACGCCTGGTGCTATTTATACATGGTATTTTGGCGACGGTACATTTACCAATGAATTTTCTCCTACACATACATTTGCAGATGGTTCATTCACTGTCGCATTAGTTGCCGAAAATAATTGTGGTGATGATTATTACTATATAGTAATATCTTTTGCGGGTGGTGGTGTTACAACAATTACAGATCCTGACTTAAATAATTTGGCATTATTATATCCTAATCCAACTTCAGGTAATGTAACCTTAGATATGAATTTTGATAAGTTGTATAATGTATCATATGAAATATATAATAGCGTTGGTGAATTAGTTGGTGCTGAAAGTTTAGGTAAACTTATGCAGCAACGACAAACACTCAATACAACTAACTTTCCTGGAGGTACTTACATGATTCGTGTACAAGCAGATGAAAAATCATTTACCAAATCGCTAATAATTGTAAAGTGA